GTAACACACAAGATCGCAACGGGTTACTGAGAGTGCCGTTGTGTCATCCTGAGCATTACCTTGCGCCCATGGCCGACCTCGAACACCTCTTCGCCAACAATCACCGCTGGGCCTCCAAGGTCGTGGCGGACCATCCGCGCTTTTTCGCCGAGCTGGCCGCGCAGCAGGCGCCGGAATATTTGTGGATCGGCTGCTCGGATTCTCGGGTTCCGGCGAACGAAATCGTCAATCTGCTCCCGGGCGAGCTGTTCGTGCATCGCAACGTCGCGAACGTCGTCGTGCACACAGACCTCAACTGTCTTTCCGTCCTGCAGTTCGCCGTCGACGTGCTGCACGTCAAGCACATCATGGTCGTGGGCCACTACGGCTGCGGCGGCGTACGCGCGGCGCTCGAGGGCAACAAGCTCGGGTTGATCGACAATTGGCTGCGGCACGTGCGCGATGTGTATCTGTCGCATCGCGCGCTCGTGGATGCCGCGGGCAAGACGGCCGCCCCCGACCGGCTGTGCGAGCTCAACGCGATCGAGCAGGCGCAGCACATCTGCGAGACCACCATCGTGCAGGACGCGTGGGCGCGCGGGCGACCGCTCACGGTGCACGCGTGGGTCTATTCACTGCGCGACGGGTTGCTGCGTGACATCGGCTTCAGTGCCGACTCGGCGTCGCGCGTGGAGGTCGCGTACAAAGCCGCGCTGAACGGCGTACGGGCCGCCGGCGGCGAACCGGAGCGGCGCCCCGCGATCACGCGCTAGGGATATGGAATGCCGGCGGCGAACAATCCCGCCAACGCGCCGATCAATGCGCCGGCGAGTGCGCCGCCCAACACCGCACCTAGGGTCGCGTGACACCCCGGCGAGTCGCACACGCCATTTACGAACTCATATGTGGCCCAGCCGCCAAGTACGCTCCCACTCGCGGCTCCGATCGCCGACCACGCTCGGCAGCGCGAATGTGATGGTCGTCACCAGGAGCCACACAAAACGCTTCACGATCATGAACATAGGTGTATTCGTGGTTTGACACTATCGAACGCCCGGACTAACTTCGCGCCGACTGTTTCGTGCTGCTCCGTGCTGTTCGTCGCTCGGTTGCCCGGCCCGGCGCCGCCTGCCACTGGCACCGTCCGTTTCCCGCAATCCGGTCCGATCTTGCAAACAACCACCGCCGACTTCCTCGCCACGGTCCCGCTCTTCTCCGGACTCGATCGCGTCGAGCTCGAACGTTTCGCCGAGCTGACGCGCGAGAAGTTCTATCCGCGCGGCAGCGTGATTCTGTTCGAGAACGACCCGGGCGATTCCCTCTTCGTCGTTCGTCAGGGGCGCGTGAAGGTCGTACTCATCGGCGAGGATGGGCGCGAAGTCATCCTCGGCGTACTCGGGGTGAGCGAGCATTTCGGGGAGCTCGCGCTCATCGACGACCGGCCGCGTTCCGCCCACGTGATCGCGATGGAGGATGCGCATCTCCTCGTGCTGCGCCGTGAGGATTTCAGAAAGCGGGTCGAATCGTCGCCGGCCGTGGCGTGGTCGCTGTTGACCGAGCTGTCGCGCCGCTTGCGTCGCGCGGATGAAAAGATCGGCGGCCTCGTGCTGCTCGACGTGCCGGGCCGCATTGCGCGGCTGCTGCTCGATCTCGCGGAGGAGGCGGGCGGGAACACGATCGAGAAGCCGCTGACGCACCAGACCATCGCCCAGATGATCGGCGCGAGCCGCGAAACCGTGTCGCGCGCGATGAAGGACTT
Above is a window of Gemmatimonadaceae bacterium DNA encoding:
- the can gene encoding carbonate dehydratase, with product MADLEHLFANNHRWASKVVADHPRFFAELAAQQAPEYLWIGCSDSRVPANEIVNLLPGELFVHRNVANVVVHTDLNCLSVLQFAVDVLHVKHIMVVGHYGCGGVRAALEGNKLGLIDNWLRHVRDVYLSHRALVDAAGKTAAPDRLCELNAIEQAQHICETTIVQDAWARGRPLTVHAWVYSLRDGLLRDIGFSADSASRVEVAYKAALNGVRAAGGEPERRPAITR
- a CDS encoding YtxH domain-containing protein — translated: MCDSPGCHATLGAVLGGALAGALIGALAGLFAAGIPYP
- a CDS encoding Crp/Fnr family transcriptional regulator, producing MQTTTADFLATVPLFSGLDRVELERFAELTREKFYPRGSVILFENDPGDSLFVVRQGRVKVVLIGEDGREVILGVLGVSEHFGELALIDDRPRSAHVIAMEDAHLLVLRREDFRKRVESSPAVAWSLLTELSRRLRRADEKIGGLVLLDVPGRIARLLLDLAEEAGGNTIEKPLTHQTIAQMIGASRETVSRAMKDFQDANWVSVERRRITLSDRAALEQRAQARV